Proteins encoded together in one Coffea arabica cultivar ET-39 chromosome 2c, Coffea Arabica ET-39 HiFi, whole genome shotgun sequence window:
- the LOC113723969 gene encoding zinc finger protein ENHYDROUS-like: MNNSSAMATVPSASEEASVSSAGNPMIAAQVGPVKKKRNLPGMPDPDAEVIALSPKTLLATNRFVCEICNKGFQRDQNLQLHRRGHNLPWKLRQRNGKEVKKRVYVCPEATCIHHDPSRALGDLTGIKKHFCRKHGEKKWKCERCSKKYAVISDWKAHTKTCGTREYRCDCGTLFSRQDSFITHRAFCDALAQESARSQTQTLAITNEEGTLKVQAQTTTTRTSSSSPPLPPLTPSTGVLNS; encoded by the exons ATGAATAATTCATCAGCAATGGCAACAGTCCCTTCGGCTTCTGAAGAAGCTAGTGTTTCCTCAGCTGGCAATCCAATGATAGCTGCTCAAGTTGGACCCGTCAAGAAAAAGCGTAACCTTCCTGGAATGCCAG ATCCAGATGCAGAAGTGATAGCCTTATCACCAAAGACTCTCTTAGCAACAAACCGATTTGTATGTGAGATCTGCAACAAGGGTTTCCAAAGAGACCAGAATTTGCAACTACACAGAAGAGGCCATAACTTGCCATGGAAACTCCGGCAGAGAAACGGGAAAGAAGTTAAAAAGCGCGTATACGTCTGCCCTGAAGCAACCTGCATTCATCACGACCCCTCCAGAGCACTTGGGGACCTAACTGGCATAAAAAAACACTTCTGCAGAAAACACGGCGAGAAGAAATGGAAGTGTGAACGCTGCTCTAAGAAGTATGCCGTCATCTCTGATTGGAAAGCGCACACGAAAACTTGCGGCACCAGAGAATACCGCTGCGACTGCGGCACCCTATTTTCCAG GCAGGATAGCTTTATCACGCATCGGGCGTTTTGTGATGCCTTGGCGCAAGAGAGCGCGCGGTCCCAAACCCAAACTTTGGCTATAACTAATGAGGAGGGAACGTTGAAGGTCCAGGCTCAGACGACGACGACGAGGACGTCGTCATCGAGTCCTCCACTGCCTCCGCTTACTCCGTCAACTGGCGTGCTAAATAGCTAA